One region of Streptomyces rishiriensis genomic DNA includes:
- a CDS encoding DMT family transporter, giving the protein MMWLAVVFAVLGAVSNAVGTAFQRKAASTVEQGGGIRLLAALVRRPAWSIGIAGVVGAAVFQALALVNGPMALVQPLFILELPFALLLAVPLMHRRLSAEGWWAVGAVVAGLAVLLASAAPSGSREQASMARWIPVLVLTLGAMAVAFLLARAASSPLFRAAALASAAAVGNALTAALLKSATGRLADSGLPAFLTAWQTYGFALTGVLSLLLLENALQAGPLVASQPALTIGDAAVSLLLGVALFDESIRTGWWLLPEAIGALLILWAVVRLTRVVPHLVDVVR; this is encoded by the coding sequence ATGATGTGGCTCGCCGTCGTCTTCGCCGTCCTCGGCGCCGTCAGCAACGCGGTGGGCACGGCGTTCCAGCGCAAGGCCGCCTCCACGGTCGAACAGGGCGGCGGCATACGGCTGCTGGCCGCCCTCGTGCGGCGGCCCGCCTGGTCGATCGGTATCGCGGGAGTGGTGGGGGCCGCCGTGTTCCAGGCGCTGGCCCTCGTCAACGGCCCCATGGCGCTGGTCCAGCCCCTGTTCATCCTCGAACTCCCCTTCGCCCTGCTGCTTGCGGTGCCCCTCATGCACCGCAGGCTGTCGGCGGAAGGCTGGTGGGCGGTCGGGGCAGTGGTGGCCGGACTCGCCGTGCTCCTGGCGTCGGCAGCCCCCTCCGGCAGCCGGGAGCAGGCCTCCATGGCGCGCTGGATCCCGGTCCTGGTGCTCACCCTCGGCGCGATGGCCGTGGCGTTCCTCCTCGCGCGCGCCGCCTCCTCGCCGTTGTTCCGGGCCGCGGCGCTGGCCTCGGCCGCGGCGGTCGGCAACGCCCTGACCGCCGCCCTGCTGAAGTCGGCCACGGGACGCCTCGCCGACTCGGGCCTGCCGGCCTTCCTCACCGCCTGGCAGACCTACGGATTCGCGCTCACCGGGGTCCTGTCCCTCCTGCTGCTGGAGAACGCCCTGCAAGCCGGCCCGCTGGTCGCTTCACAGCCCGCGCTGACCATCGGTGACGCCGCGGTGAGCCTTCTGCTGGGCGTGGCGCTGTTCGACGAGAGCATCCGTACGGGCTGGTGGCTGCTGCCCGAGGCGATCGGCGCGCTCCTCATCCTCTGGGCCGTCGTACGGCTCACCCGGGTCGTGCCCCACCTCGTCGACGTCGTGCGCTGA
- a CDS encoding PP2C family protein-serine/threonine phosphatase, giving the protein MRKPLIDYVAVFRALPGMVALLTPDLIYADANDDFLRLAGRSREQLLGRYIFDVFPENPNDPAAAGMRETRESMLRVVATGERDTMALLRYDIEDSQRPGVWLEHYWSPVNAPVHGPDGQVALVVHRVEEVTELIHARGGPNGGARARVLEAELYTRARELQEVNERLRQAHAHEREVALALQAAMLPAPGPTGPHAAAVRYRPAVGALNVCGDWYDLVDLPGDNLAVAVGDVVGHGLAAACTMGQLRSALSAACRVADGPAQALEALGLYARFVDGAEATSVVTTFIDWDSHTITYSCAGHLPPALVHPDGTVTFLDQATDPPLAARPEHLPRPQAHTGFTEGATLVLYTDGLIERRDEDIDTGLARLAASLSHHRHSSPEPLADALLADLLPVTGTTDDAALVVLRL; this is encoded by the coding sequence ATGCGGAAACCCCTGATCGACTATGTGGCGGTCTTCCGAGCCCTGCCCGGCATGGTGGCCCTCCTCACGCCCGACCTGATCTACGCCGACGCCAACGACGACTTCCTGCGGCTGGCCGGACGCAGCCGTGAGCAGCTGCTCGGCCGGTACATCTTCGACGTCTTCCCCGAGAACCCGAACGACCCGGCCGCGGCCGGCATGCGGGAGACCCGGGAGTCGATGCTGCGGGTGGTCGCCACCGGCGAGCGCGACACGATGGCACTGCTGCGCTACGACATCGAGGACTCCCAGCGGCCCGGCGTCTGGCTCGAGCACTACTGGAGCCCCGTGAACGCGCCCGTCCACGGTCCCGACGGGCAGGTGGCACTGGTCGTGCACCGGGTGGAGGAGGTCACCGAACTCATCCACGCCCGCGGCGGCCCGAACGGCGGGGCCCGGGCCCGGGTGCTGGAGGCCGAGCTGTACACCAGGGCCCGCGAACTGCAAGAGGTCAACGAAAGGCTCCGCCAGGCCCACGCTCATGAGCGGGAGGTCGCGCTGGCCCTTCAGGCCGCGATGCTGCCCGCGCCCGGGCCGACCGGGCCGCACGCCGCTGCCGTGCGCTACCGGCCCGCGGTCGGCGCGCTGAACGTGTGCGGCGACTGGTACGACCTGGTCGACCTGCCCGGCGACAACCTCGCGGTCGCGGTCGGCGACGTCGTCGGGCACGGCCTCGCGGCGGCGTGCACCATGGGGCAGCTGCGCAGTGCCCTGAGCGCCGCCTGCCGCGTGGCCGACGGCCCGGCCCAGGCCCTGGAGGCCCTCGGCCTGTACGCCCGCTTCGTCGACGGCGCCGAGGCGACCAGCGTCGTGACGACCTTCATCGACTGGGACAGCCACACCATCACCTACAGCTGCGCCGGTCACCTGCCGCCCGCCCTCGTGCACCCCGACGGGACCGTCACCTTCCTCGACCAGGCCACCGACCCCCCGCTCGCGGCCCGCCCGGAACACCTCCCCCGCCCCCAGGCCCACACCGGATTCACCGAGGGCGCCACCCTCGTCCTGTACACCGACGGCCTGATCGAGCGCCGCGACGAGGACATCGACACCGGCCTGGCCCGGCTCGCCGCCTCCCTCTCCCACCACAGACACTCGTCCCCCGAACCCCTGGCCGACGCCCTTCTCGCCGACCTCCTCCCCGTCACCGGCACCACCGACGACGCGGCCCTGGTCGTCCTGCGTCTGTGA